A window of Pectinophora gossypiella chromosome 12, ilPecGoss1.1, whole genome shotgun sequence contains these coding sequences:
- the LOC126371534 gene encoding uncharacterized protein LOC126371534 has protein sequence MYYVGVFYIINLHNILNTMYLTDFLIFRSNYEYSSGSDSQLPLAPTSALKVLKKKPASKRKPAESTPTPTSSKKKSRSSANDEAGATATYSSSTGPGGLFGFETGATSGTSKSAVLQTYLTSRVPNGRVRRELVNQSGEYYIEFRVYNTEKAVASKPDQRWKEAEVTLKVKLDRGTPQWEKMQSFMQRIHNLFEDCEPVFISE, from the exons atgtattatgttggagttttttacataataaatttacacaacATTTTAAATACCATGTACCTAACCGATTTCTTAATTTTCAGGTCTAACTACGAATATTCATCCGGTTCGGACTCCCAACTGCCGCTGGCGCCTACGTCTGCGCTAAAAGTGTTGAAAAAGAAGCCTGCGAGCAAGAGGAAGCCGGCGGAGTCGACCCCAACGCCTACTAG ttctaaaaagaaGTCGCGTTCGAGCGCCAACGACGAGGCAGGCGCGACCGCAACGTATTCATCGAG TACTGGCCCTGGAGGACTCTTCGGGTTTGAGACGGGAGCAACTTCGGGGACGTCGAAGTCTGCAGTGCTGCAGACTTATTTGACCAGCCGCGTCCCCAACGGTCGAGTGCGCCGGGAGCTCGTCAACCAGTCTGGCGAGTACTATATAGAGTTCCGGGTGTATAACACCGAGAAAGCTGTTGCCTCTAAACCAGATCAGCGGTGGAAAGAGGCTGAAGTTACTCTTAAAGTAAAGTTAGATCGGGGGACTCCGCAGTGGGAGAAAATGCAATCGTTTATGCAGcggattcataatttatttgaagattGTGAGCCCGTCTTCATAAGcgaatag